A DNA window from Comamonas fluminis contains the following coding sequences:
- a CDS encoding BMP family ABC transporter substrate-binding protein, with protein sequence MTDLNKRSLIKVAALTAVAGAALVGCGKKDETPAPAAAPAAAPAAAAAEPLKIAFAYVGPVGDGGYSFAHDQARKALEKELGDKIKTMYVESVPEGADAERVLRDMASQGNKLIFGTTFGYMDVIQKLAPDFPDVKWEHATGYKTAANASTYDFRTYEAAYLAGVIAGAMTKSNTLGIVGSVPIPEVLRNINSFTLGAQSMNPKITTKVVWVNEWFAPPKETEAATSLINGGADILFQNTDSPAVLKTAEEKGKRAFGWDSDMTAYGPKAHLASAIFDPTKYYIQTAKAVIDGTWKSQQSWWGVKEDAINIVSMADDVPAEVKAKVEEVKKGLKDGTFSIWKGPILGQDGKELVAADKVADDAFLKGVNFYVKGVEGKVPGGESK encoded by the coding sequence ATGACTGATTTGAACAAGCGTTCGCTGATCAAGGTTGCTGCGCTGACAGCCGTGGCTGGCGCTGCGCTGGTTGGCTGCGGCAAGAAGGACGAGACACCCGCCCCAGCTGCCGCACCTGCTGCCGCCCCCGCAGCGGCCGCCGCCGAGCCATTGAAGATTGCCTTCGCCTACGTTGGCCCTGTGGGTGATGGTGGTTACTCCTTTGCCCACGATCAGGCCCGCAAGGCGCTGGAAAAGGAACTGGGTGACAAGATCAAGACCATGTATGTGGAAAGCGTGCCCGAAGGTGCAGACGCCGAGCGCGTGCTGCGTGACATGGCCAGCCAGGGCAACAAGCTGATCTTCGGCACCACCTTTGGCTATATGGATGTCATCCAGAAGCTGGCTCCCGATTTTCCCGATGTGAAGTGGGAACACGCCACTGGCTACAAGACTGCGGCCAACGCCAGCACCTACGACTTCCGCACTTATGAAGCGGCTTACCTGGCGGGCGTGATTGCAGGCGCCATGACCAAGTCCAACACGCTGGGCATCGTCGGCTCCGTGCCAATTCCCGAAGTGCTGCGCAACATCAACAGCTTCACGCTGGGCGCTCAGTCCATGAACCCCAAGATCACCACCAAGGTGGTGTGGGTCAACGAATGGTTTGCCCCTCCCAAGGAAACCGAAGCGGCCACCAGCCTGATCAATGGCGGCGCTGACATTCTGTTCCAGAACACCGACTCTCCCGCTGTGCTCAAGACGGCCGAAGAAAAGGGCAAGCGCGCCTTCGGCTGGGATTCGGACATGACCGCCTACGGCCCCAAGGCTCACCTGGCCTCTGCCATCTTCGACCCCACCAAGTACTACATCCAGACCGCCAAGGCCGTGATCGATGGCACCTGGAAGAGCCAGCAATCCTGGTGGGGTGTGAAGGAAGACGCGATCAACATCGTCTCCATGGCTGATGACGTGCCCGCCGAAGTCAAGGCAAAGGTTGAGGAAGTGAAGAAGGGCCTGAAGGACGGTACATTCTCCATCTGGAAGGGTCCTATCCTGGGCCAGGACGGCAAGGAACTGGTCGCTGCTGACAAGGTTGCTGACGACGCCTTCCTCAAGGGTGTGAACTTCTACGTCAAGGGCGTGGAAGGCAAGGTTCCGGGCGGCGAGTCTAAGTAA
- a CDS encoding BMP family ABC transporter substrate-binding protein translates to MTTLRKRALLKMIGLSAVSVAVLTACGKKDETPAAPAAAPAAAAPAADKLKIGFMYVSPIGDGGWTYQHELGRKAIQEKFGDKIETSMVESVPESADAERVMRDMIGQGNKLVFATSFGYQDFVQKVAADAKDVKFEHATGYKTADNAAVYDTKTFEGAYLAGIVAGAMTKTKTVGVVASVPIPEVVRNINSFVLGAQSIDPSIKAKVVWVNEWFAPPKESEAATSLINGGVDVMYQNTNSPAVLKTAEERGARAFGKDGDMSAFAPKAHLGSEVIDWAPYYTKVVQDTLDGKWQTGNFWWGVKEGAIDLKKIADDVPQEIKDKVEKARAGLKDGSFAVWTGPIKDNAGKEVLETGKVGDDAFLRGINFYVNGIEGTVPGAK, encoded by the coding sequence ATGACGACCCTGCGTAAGCGCGCTCTCCTCAAGATGATTGGCCTGTCGGCTGTTTCCGTGGCTGTGCTGACTGCCTGTGGCAAAAAGGACGAGACACCAGCAGCGCCCGCAGCGGCGCCTGCTGCCGCCGCCCCTGCCGCTGACAAGCTCAAGATCGGCTTCATGTATGTGAGCCCCATTGGCGACGGCGGCTGGACTTATCAGCATGAGCTGGGTCGCAAGGCCATCCAGGAAAAGTTTGGCGACAAGATCGAAACCTCCATGGTGGAGAGCGTGCCTGAGTCCGCTGATGCCGAGCGCGTGATGCGCGACATGATCGGCCAGGGCAACAAGCTGGTGTTTGCCACCAGCTTTGGCTATCAGGACTTTGTGCAGAAGGTGGCGGCTGATGCCAAGGATGTGAAGTTCGAGCACGCTACCGGCTACAAGACCGCTGACAACGCTGCCGTGTACGACACCAAGACCTTTGAAGGTGCTTACCTGGCCGGTATCGTGGCGGGCGCCATGACCAAGACCAAGACCGTGGGCGTGGTCGCTTCGGTGCCAATCCCCGAAGTGGTGCGTAACATCAACAGCTTTGTGCTGGGCGCGCAGAGCATTGACCCCTCGATCAAGGCCAAGGTGGTCTGGGTCAACGAGTGGTTTGCGCCTCCCAAGGAATCCGAAGCCGCTACCAGCCTGATCAATGGCGGTGTGGACGTGATGTACCAGAACACCAACTCGCCTGCCGTGCTCAAGACCGCTGAAGAGCGCGGCGCCCGTGCCTTCGGCAAGGATGGCGACATGAGCGCCTTCGCACCCAAGGCCCACCTGGGCTCTGAGGTGATCGACTGGGCTCCCTACTACACCAAGGTGGTGCAGGACACTCTGGACGGCAAGTGGCAGACCGGCAACTTCTGGTGGGGCGTGAAGGAAGGCGCGATCGACCTCAAGAAGATCGCTGACGACGTGCCTCAGGAAATCAAGGACAAGGTCGAAAAGGCCCGTGCAGGTCTGAAGGATGGCTCTTTCGCCGTCTGGACAGGTCCTATCAAGGACAACGCTGGCAAGGAAGTGCTGGAAACCGGCAAGGTGGGTGACGATGCCTTCCTGCGCGGCATCAACTTCTATGTGAACGGCATTGAGGGCACCGTCCCTGGCGCCAAGTAA
- a CDS encoding ABC transporter permease, whose product MESYALLLGSTLSAGTVLALAALGLLINEKSGIVNLGAEGMMLCAAIAGFAATVHTGSTWAGFGAGMLAGALLAAIFGVLVIWLNTNQYATGLALSLFGAGFSAFVGLGYVQAKLPELPKFAIPGLSDLPVVGQALFTLHPLVYGAIVLAAVMVWFLYRTRAGLVLRAVGESPSSAHALGYPVRRIRLLAVMFGGAMCGLAGAFISVVYTPLWVENMVSGRGWIALALTTFATWRPARVLLGAYLFGGVTMLQFHLQAIGVQVPSQVLSMLPYLATIVVLVLISRNPTWIRVNMPASLGKPFYPGS is encoded by the coding sequence ATGGAATCCTATGCACTGCTTCTGGGCTCTACGCTAAGTGCTGGCACCGTGCTGGCGCTGGCTGCGCTGGGCCTGCTGATCAATGAAAAGTCCGGCATCGTCAATCTGGGCGCCGAGGGCATGATGCTCTGCGCGGCCATTGCGGGCTTTGCCGCGACGGTGCACACAGGTAGCACCTGGGCGGGTTTTGGCGCAGGCATGCTCGCCGGTGCCCTGCTGGCTGCCATCTTTGGTGTGCTGGTGATCTGGCTCAACACCAATCAGTACGCCACGGGTCTGGCCCTGTCTTTGTTCGGCGCAGGTTTTTCTGCCTTTGTGGGCCTGGGTTATGTGCAGGCCAAGCTGCCAGAGCTGCCCAAGTTCGCCATTCCCGGCTTGTCTGATCTGCCTGTGGTGGGGCAGGCGCTGTTTACGCTGCATCCGCTGGTGTATGGCGCCATCGTGCTGGCCGCCGTGATGGTCTGGTTTCTGTACCGCACGCGCGCGGGCCTGGTCCTGCGTGCCGTAGGTGAATCACCTTCGTCGGCCCATGCGCTGGGCTACCCCGTGCGCCGCATTCGTCTGCTGGCCGTGATGTTTGGCGGTGCCATGTGTGGCCTGGCGGGTGCTTTCATCTCGGTGGTCTATACACCGCTGTGGGTGGAGAACATGGTGTCTGGCCGTGGCTGGATTGCGCTGGCGCTGACGACCTTTGCCACCTGGCGTCCGGCCCGCGTGCTCCTCGGGGCTTACTTGTTTGGCGGCGTGACCATGCTGCAGTTTCACCTGCAGGCCATTGGTGTGCAGGTGCCCAGCCAGGTGCTGTCCATGCTGCCGTATCTGGCCACCATCGTGGTGCTGGTGCTCATATCACGCAATCCCACCTGGATTCGCGTGAACATGCCAGCCTCGCTGGGTAAACCTTTTTACCCTGGCTCTTGA
- a CDS encoding ABC transporter permease, which produces MFKLEQRPQASRFWTYGSPLLALLITVLIGVALFALLGKDPVKGLQAFFWEPIKSGYALGELAMKATPLLLIALGLAVCFRSNIWNIGAEGQFVIGAVAAGGVALLADKTTGPWIVPAILIAGMLGGMVWAGIVALLRDRFNANEILVSLMLVYVATLVLGYLVYGPWKDPMGYNFPQTKSFERVTQIPRLVQGMRMNIGVIISLVAAGLLWAFLFRTRSGFALQVGGLAPAAARYAGFSSRKALWTALLISGAAAGLAGALEVAGPLGQLTPYVPAGYGFAAIIVAFVGRLHPVGMIFSAILMSMFYIGGELAQSRLGLPKALTGVFQGLLLFALLACDTLVAYRIRWVAQKASAAVSAVKGA; this is translated from the coding sequence ATGTTCAAGCTTGAACAACGTCCTCAGGCCTCCAGATTCTGGACCTATGGCTCGCCATTGCTGGCGCTGCTGATCACGGTGCTGATTGGCGTGGCCCTGTTTGCACTGCTGGGCAAAGACCCGGTCAAGGGCTTGCAGGCCTTTTTCTGGGAACCCATCAAGTCGGGCTACGCGCTGGGCGAGCTGGCCATGAAGGCCACGCCGCTGCTGCTGATCGCGCTGGGGCTGGCGGTGTGCTTTCGCTCCAATATCTGGAACATTGGCGCAGAAGGCCAGTTCGTCATTGGTGCCGTGGCCGCAGGTGGTGTGGCGCTTTTGGCGGACAAGACGACTGGCCCCTGGATCGTGCCCGCAATTTTGATAGCAGGCATGCTGGGCGGAATGGTGTGGGCGGGCATTGTGGCCCTGCTGCGCGACCGCTTCAATGCCAATGAAATTCTGGTCAGCCTGATGCTGGTCTATGTGGCGACGCTGGTGCTGGGCTACCTGGTTTACGGCCCGTGGAAGGACCCCATGGGTTACAACTTCCCGCAAACCAAGAGCTTTGAGCGTGTCACCCAGATTCCGCGTCTGGTGCAGGGCATGCGCATGAATATTGGCGTCATCATTTCACTGGTGGCGGCTGGTCTGCTGTGGGCCTTCCTGTTTCGCACACGTTCGGGCTTTGCCCTGCAGGTGGGTGGTCTGGCCCCTGCTGCTGCGCGTTACGCCGGTTTTTCCTCGCGCAAGGCGCTGTGGACGGCGCTGCTGATTTCAGGCGCCGCTGCTGGCCTGGCCGGTGCGCTGGAAGTGGCAGGCCCGCTGGGTCAGCTCACTCCCTATGTGCCAGCGGGCTACGGCTTTGCGGCCATCATCGTGGCCTTTGTGGGCCGCCTGCACCCTGTGGGCATGATTTTCTCGGCCATTCTCATGAGCATGTTCTATATCGGCGGCGAGCTGGCGCAGTCGCGTCTGGGTCTGCCCAAGGCCTTGACCGGCGTTTTTCAGGGGCTGCTGCTGTTCGCACTTCTGGCCTGTGACACGCTGGTGGCTTACCGTATTCGCTGGGTGGCGCAAAAAGCCAGCGCAGCGGTTTCTGCAGTGAAGGGGGCCTGA
- a CDS encoding ABC transporter ATP-binding protein, whose translation MNPPPTHNPSVAAPARLQLEGITKRYPAVVANNKVSLTVRPGEVHAILGENGAGKSTLMKIIYGAVKPDEGSILVDGKPVQVRNPQEARALGIAMVFQHFSLFDTLTVAENVWLGLDKSIPLAQVIERVEATARDYGLEVDAHRPVHTLSVGEMQRVEIIRALLTNPRVLILDEPTSVLTPQAVEKLFVVLRRLASEGCSILYISHKLHEIRSLCTACTVLRGGVVTGECNPANETNASLSRMMIGSEPPELEHRSVRTGDAVLRVNQLSLRSQDPFGVDLDDISLQVRAGEVVGIAGVSGNGQKELMYALSGEDTRAAPEMVQMLGKGVGRMGPGRRRGMGLHFVPEERLGRGAVPSMGLAHNLLLTRKDALAKGGWIRMGKLHAQAQDIIRRFNVKAGGPNSAAQSLSGGNLQKFIVGREIDARPRLLIISQPTWGVDVGAAAQIRGEILQLRDQGCAVLVLSEELDELFEICDRLHVVAKGHLSPSVQRADATVQQIGEWMSGLWEGSALTAENGGSHVQA comes from the coding sequence ATGAATCCCCCCCCAACACACAACCCTTCGGTGGCAGCGCCTGCGCGTTTGCAACTGGAGGGTATTACAAAACGATACCCAGCCGTTGTTGCGAATAACAAGGTGTCGTTGACGGTACGCCCCGGAGAGGTGCATGCCATTCTGGGCGAGAACGGCGCTGGCAAGTCCACGCTCATGAAGATCATCTACGGTGCGGTCAAGCCTGATGAGGGCAGCATCCTGGTGGATGGCAAACCCGTGCAAGTGCGCAACCCCCAGGAAGCCCGGGCGCTGGGCATTGCCATGGTGTTTCAGCATTTCAGCCTGTTCGACACCCTGACGGTGGCCGAGAACGTCTGGCTGGGTCTGGACAAAAGCATTCCGCTGGCACAGGTGATAGAGCGCGTGGAAGCCACTGCGCGTGACTACGGGCTGGAAGTGGATGCTCACCGACCTGTGCATACGCTGTCCGTGGGCGAGATGCAGCGCGTGGAAATCATCCGCGCTCTGCTGACCAACCCCCGCGTGCTGATTCTGGATGAGCCAACGTCAGTGCTCACTCCTCAGGCCGTCGAGAAGCTGTTTGTCGTGCTGCGCCGTCTGGCTTCGGAAGGCTGCTCCATTCTCTATATCAGCCACAAGCTGCATGAAATCCGCTCGCTGTGCACGGCCTGCACGGTTCTGCGTGGCGGTGTGGTGACAGGCGAATGCAATCCTGCCAATGAAACCAATGCATCGCTGTCGCGCATGATGATTGGCTCCGAGCCGCCAGAGCTGGAGCACCGCAGCGTGCGCACGGGGGACGCGGTGCTGCGCGTCAACCAGCTCAGCCTCAGAAGCCAGGACCCCTTTGGCGTGGATCTTGACGACATCAGCCTGCAGGTGCGTGCGGGTGAAGTGGTCGGTATTGCCGGTGTTTCTGGCAACGGCCAGAAAGAGCTGATGTATGCCCTGTCAGGCGAGGACACCCGCGCTGCGCCCGAGATGGTGCAGATGCTGGGCAAGGGCGTAGGCCGCATGGGCCCGGGTCGCCGCCGTGGCATGGGCCTGCACTTTGTGCCGGAAGAGCGACTGGGCCGGGGCGCAGTGCCCAGCATGGGCCTGGCCCATAACCTGCTGCTGACGCGCAAGGATGCGCTGGCCAAGGGTGGCTGGATTCGCATGGGCAAGTTGCACGCCCAGGCGCAGGACATCATTCGCCGCTTCAACGTCAAGGCCGGTGGCCCCAACTCTGCAGCGCAGTCGCTATCTGGCGGCAATCTGCAGAAGTTCATTGTGGGCCGCGAGATTGATGCCAGGCCACGACTGCTCATCATCTCTCAGCCCACCTGGGGGGTGGATGTAGGAGCTGCTGCGCAGATTCGGGGCGAGATTTTGCAGTTGCGTGACCAGGGCTGTGCAGTGCTGGTGCTCAGCGAGGAGTTGGACGAGTTGTTTGAGATATGTGACCGCCTGCACGTGGTGGCCAAGGGCCATTTGAGCCCATCGGTGCAGCGCGCCGATGCCACCGTGCAGCAGATTGGTGAATGGATGAGCGGACTGTGGGAGGGCTCGGCCCTGACTGCTGAGAACGGAGGCTCCCATGTTCAAGCTTGA
- a CDS encoding LysR family transcriptional regulator gives MRDQTLFDRIDLHLIRVLHTVLTERSVSRAALRLGMHQPAVSASLRRLRELAGDPLLVRSGAQMQPTEVGERMMQPAADILRAAEGLFSDARQFDPKTATRTFSIAASDYLDPQFLPRLMAYLKQHAPHCPVDILPLSAESHYEGQLAEGEVDVVIGNWPQPPEGLHMAKLFEDEVVCLVSPNHPAVRRGWDVEQWLQAEHIAPTPAYPGALGVIDEQLADMDMRRQVVARCAHFSLIPDMVASSLLVMTSGRLFCERFCERLPLTILACPVQFPPLVYYQLWHARSHAGAATRWLREAVRNVALTLRNQ, from the coding sequence ATGCGTGACCAGACTTTGTTTGACAGGATTGACCTGCACCTGATCCGGGTGCTTCACACGGTGCTGACGGAGCGAAGCGTCTCGCGGGCAGCGCTGCGCCTGGGCATGCATCAGCCAGCGGTGTCTGCATCACTGCGCAGGCTGCGTGAGCTGGCGGGCGATCCTTTGCTGGTGCGATCTGGGGCGCAGATGCAGCCTACAGAAGTGGGCGAGCGCATGATGCAGCCTGCTGCCGATATTCTGCGTGCGGCCGAAGGCCTGTTCAGCGATGCTCGACAGTTTGACCCCAAAACGGCCACGCGCACCTTCAGCATTGCCGCCAGTGACTATCTGGACCCGCAGTTCCTCCCGCGCCTGATGGCCTACCTCAAGCAGCATGCGCCTCATTGCCCAGTCGATATTCTTCCGCTCAGCGCGGAGTCGCACTATGAAGGTCAGCTGGCTGAAGGAGAGGTGGATGTCGTCATTGGCAACTGGCCCCAGCCGCCTGAGGGCTTGCATATGGCCAAGCTGTTCGAGGATGAAGTGGTGTGCCTGGTCAGCCCCAACCATCCGGCAGTGCGGCGAGGCTGGGATGTGGAGCAGTGGCTGCAGGCCGAACATATTGCCCCCACGCCCGCTTACCCGGGGGCGCTGGGTGTGATTGACGAACAGCTGGCAGACATGGACATGCGGCGGCAGGTAGTGGCGCGATGCGCGCATTTCAGTCTGATTCCCGACATGGTGGCATCAAGTTTGCTTGTCATGACTTCGGGCCGTTTGTTCTGCGAGCGCTTTTGCGAGCGCCTGCCATTGACCATCCTGGCTTGCCCTGTGCAGTTTCCACCACTGGTGTATTACCAGCTCTGGCATGCCCGGTCGCATGCGGGTGCGGCTACCAGATGGTTGCGTGAGGCCGTGCGGAATGTGGCTTTAACGCTTCGAAATCAATAG
- a CDS encoding sensor domain-containing diguanylate cyclase has product MSDLAATTAVEPPWALPDSLPRRPVHEPWVERVNRGPGPMLRSVMLIVMAVVLLVGAGTAVWVRYSMQQAVADGALPAQTRSLEYMARALAFRVEQQQKPLQSLATVLSDRMHEPRDWLEALLLQPASMAQQFDKVQLADERGQLLLSLKKDESIPSSQLPESTREELRRGLLEGKPLVKGRVESTDIGLDLEFQHVVPVRTANGRLLGVLGGSHHVSAATLLPLDGEQPGPVSDLFLLDKDGRLLAVEQKGQWQLPASEGLPGAVGEQDLAWLRELQASTVSERRGTKLWSVVTLPWTQWSLVKVSSAQDWVPGLGNRSLALLSAALVLIAIALLVVMALVFHPLTELFRKADRAQQRGTVDEVDTNVFGARWWQRLSSHDWGEAQTLRNALQALGRSREGHEERERQLQLQLQTLMDYAPVGLVVTQGEKVLRVGIQAARVLGYQPREMLGMSLRQLCASDQAYADLVSRIGRGLDIYGQFDSEVSLLRKDSSTVWVRLNGQSMQRMSRTWELSNKEGDERYLVWEVEDVTTQRMLREQSTWKAMHDPLTRLPNRAAFAVRLKDWLQECTQTDDGAAKSSAGHGVILYVDLDHFSQVNRQGGREVGDEVLGHIAKLIESSVRPHGWVARVGGDEFAVLMPGVSREQGMRYAQLLCMAIQDWEGSYQGQRYMLSASIGMLVLDALSHSVATAFQGADMACYAAKRKGRNRVEVIAAMA; this is encoded by the coding sequence ATGTCTGACCTCGCTGCAACCACTGCTGTAGAGCCTCCTTGGGCCCTTCCGGATTCACTACCCCGGCGGCCTGTGCATGAGCCGTGGGTAGAGCGCGTCAACCGGGGCCCCGGCCCCATGCTGCGCAGCGTCATGCTGATTGTCATGGCTGTGGTGCTGCTGGTGGGCGCGGGAACAGCCGTCTGGGTGCGTTACTCCATGCAGCAGGCTGTGGCGGATGGCGCTTTGCCAGCGCAGACCCGGTCACTGGAATACATGGCGCGCGCGCTTGCTTTTCGGGTGGAGCAGCAGCAAAAGCCATTGCAGAGCTTGGCAACCGTGCTCTCTGATCGCATGCATGAGCCTCGTGACTGGCTGGAGGCATTGCTGCTTCAGCCAGCCTCCATGGCGCAGCAGTTCGATAAGGTGCAACTGGCCGATGAGCGCGGGCAGTTGCTGCTGAGTCTGAAAAAAGACGAAAGCATCCCTTCGTCGCAGCTTCCTGAATCCACACGCGAAGAACTCCGGCGCGGCCTGTTGGAGGGGAAGCCGCTAGTCAAAGGCCGGGTTGAGAGCACTGACATTGGGCTGGATCTGGAGTTCCAGCATGTGGTTCCCGTGCGTACGGCCAACGGTCGCTTGCTGGGTGTGCTGGGCGGCAGCCACCATGTCAGCGCCGCCACGCTGCTGCCACTGGATGGAGAGCAGCCGGGGCCTGTCAGCGATCTGTTTTTGCTGGACAAGGATGGGCGGTTGCTGGCGGTGGAGCAAAAAGGCCAATGGCAACTGCCTGCCAGCGAGGGCCTGCCAGGTGCAGTGGGTGAGCAAGACCTTGCCTGGCTGCGCGAGCTGCAGGCATCCACCGTCAGTGAACGCCGTGGCACAAAGCTCTGGAGTGTTGTGACTCTGCCCTGGACCCAATGGTCTTTGGTCAAAGTCTCCAGCGCGCAGGACTGGGTGCCGGGTCTGGGTAATCGTTCGCTGGCTCTCTTGTCTGCGGCCTTGGTATTGATTGCCATTGCCCTGCTGGTGGTGATGGCCCTGGTTTTTCACCCCCTGACCGAGCTGTTTCGGAAGGCGGACCGCGCCCAGCAGCGCGGCACTGTGGATGAGGTGGATACCAATGTCTTTGGCGCCCGCTGGTGGCAAAGGCTTTCATCCCATGACTGGGGCGAAGCACAAACCTTGAGAAATGCGCTGCAGGCGCTGGGGCGCAGCCGCGAAGGGCATGAGGAGCGCGAACGTCAGCTGCAGCTGCAGTTGCAGACCCTGATGGACTATGCCCCGGTGGGGCTGGTGGTCACGCAGGGTGAAAAAGTGCTGCGAGTCGGGATTCAGGCTGCGCGGGTGCTGGGCTACCAGCCACGCGAAATGCTGGGGATGAGCCTGCGCCAGCTGTGCGCCAGCGATCAGGCCTACGCTGATCTGGTGTCACGCATAGGTCGTGGTTTGGATATCTATGGCCAATTTGATAGCGAAGTCTCCTTGCTGCGAAAGGACTCCAGCACTGTCTGGGTAAGGCTCAACGGGCAGAGCATGCAGCGCATGAGCCGTACATGGGAGCTCAGCAACAAGGAAGGGGACGAGCGCTATCTGGTCTGGGAAGTGGAGGATGTCACCACCCAGCGCATGCTGCGCGAACAGTCCACCTGGAAGGCGATGCATGACCCGCTGACCCGCTTGCCCAACCGTGCTGCCTTTGCCGTAAGACTCAAGGACTGGCTGCAGGAGTGCACGCAGACCGATGATGGCGCTGCCAAGAGTTCAGCCGGACACGGCGTCATTCTCTACGTTGATCTCGATCATTTCTCCCAGGTCAATCGCCAGGGCGGGCGAGAAGTGGGGGACGAGGTGCTGGGGCATATCGCCAAGCTGATCGAGTCATCGGTGCGCCCGCATGGCTGGGTGGCCCGTGTTGGCGGAGACGAGTTTGCCGTGCTGATGCCGGGAGTGAGCCGAGAACAAGGCATGCGCTACGCACAACTGCTTTGCATGGCGATTCAGGATTGGGAAGGCTCGTATCAAGGGCAGCGCTATATGTTGAGTGCCAGCATCGGCATGCTGGTGCTCGATGCGCTGAGCCACTCTGTCGCTACCGCGTTTCAGGGGGCGGATATGGCTTGCTACGCGGCCAAGCGCAAGGGGCGCAACCGCGTTGAAGTCATTGCCGCCATGGCTTAA
- a CDS encoding Crp/Fnr family transcriptional regulator — protein sequence MFTMPSMSQVASSFGQPESFAPGSWLRLRRQPIASVLYLASGSVLLGVEQDSTLRHQLGQVEGPAWLDAAFALQGRNSCMDMQAQTAGQLYAIPLERFHKAIADMPQPAQQLLKDLARAYCSQTELAVSRLAQDAEARCAQWLLHHATQHAEGGLRVTLNARKRLIAAQLGIAPETFSRVLRQLREHGLIAGRGNVIDLPKPQALEVLALG from the coding sequence ATGTTCACCATGCCCTCCATGTCGCAAGTTGCCTCCTCGTTTGGGCAGCCTGAGAGCTTTGCTCCGGGCTCGTGGCTCAGACTGCGCCGTCAACCTATCGCCTCTGTTCTGTACCTGGCAAGCGGAAGTGTGCTGCTGGGCGTGGAGCAGGACTCGACGCTGAGACACCAGCTGGGACAGGTGGAAGGTCCAGCCTGGCTGGATGCAGCCTTTGCGCTGCAGGGACGCAATTCCTGCATGGACATGCAGGCGCAGACAGCGGGGCAGCTCTACGCCATTCCGCTGGAGCGATTTCACAAAGCCATTGCCGACATGCCGCAGCCCGCGCAGCAACTGCTCAAGGATCTGGCGCGTGCCTATTGCTCGCAGACCGAGCTGGCCGTGAGCCGGCTGGCACAGGACGCCGAGGCGCGCTGCGCTCAGTGGCTGCTGCACCATGCAACCCAGCATGCCGAAGGCGGTTTGCGCGTGACCTTGAATGCACGCAAGCGCCTGATTGCCGCGCAACTGGGCATTGCACCCGAGACGTTTTCGCGTGTGCTGCGCCAACTGCGCGAACATGGGCTGATTGCAGGGCGCGGCAATGTGATTGATCTGCCCAAACCTCAAGCCCTGGAAGTGCTGGCGCTGGGCTGA